In Streptomyces sp. NBC_01216, one genomic interval encodes:
- a CDS encoding multicopper oxidase family protein, with protein sequence MLKRRVLLGAGGVMATGAALAWPLRVASRPEVTAAAEAPVGAASEHILRMGKAAMASPRQAAQPFSVRMPVPHVARPVRRTADTDVYALDLRPAQVEILPGTTTPALTYGGTFVGPTIRARTGRKVRMTYRNALDRPANVHLHGGHVPPESDGYPMDLIGIGASHTVDYPNRQDGSTLWYHDHTHHMEAEHVYRGMHGFYLLESPEERRLGLPRGRHDVPIMLRDAHFDAAGGLILDVEHPEARSTLLANGRPLPYFPVDAAKYRLRLLNSSIHKIFQLDLGGVEMVQIGSDGGLLPEPVPCTSLTLAPAERIEIVVDFGRHPIGSKLVLSDAKGPVMRFDVTRRVRDTSRVPSTLRSLPPLPAPATTRRMKLGVAPSKMAYAINDLTWDADRVDARITEGTSEIWEIYNADTVDSEFGGIDHTFHVHLVQFRVLDRDGKPPLPGETGFKDTVLVRPGERMRIQATFNGWPGRYVFHCHMQEHNVAGMMAQLEIVQ encoded by the coding sequence ATGCTCAAGCGACGTGTGCTGCTGGGAGCCGGCGGCGTGATGGCGACCGGCGCCGCCCTGGCCTGGCCCCTCCGGGTGGCGAGCCGCCCGGAGGTGACCGCGGCAGCGGAAGCCCCTGTGGGCGCCGCGTCCGAACACATCCTGCGCATGGGCAAGGCCGCGATGGCCTCGCCCCGACAGGCCGCACAGCCGTTCAGCGTCCGCATGCCCGTCCCGCACGTGGCCAGGCCCGTCCGGCGGACCGCGGACACCGACGTCTACGCCCTCGACCTCCGGCCCGCACAGGTCGAGATCCTGCCGGGCACGACCACCCCCGCGCTCACCTACGGCGGTACCTTCGTCGGCCCCACCATCCGAGCCAGGACGGGCCGCAAGGTCCGCATGACGTACCGCAACGCGCTCGACAGACCCGCCAACGTGCACCTGCACGGCGGCCACGTCCCGCCGGAGAGCGACGGCTACCCGATGGACCTCATCGGCATCGGCGCCTCCCACACCGTCGACTACCCCAACCGCCAGGACGGCTCCACGCTCTGGTACCACGACCACACGCACCACATGGAAGCCGAGCACGTCTACCGCGGCATGCACGGCTTCTACCTCCTCGAAAGCCCCGAGGAACGCCGGCTGGGCCTGCCGAGGGGGCGGCACGACGTCCCGATCATGCTGCGTGACGCCCACTTCGACGCCGCCGGCGGCCTGATCCTCGACGTCGAGCACCCCGAGGCACGTTCCACACTCCTGGCCAACGGGCGACCCCTGCCCTACTTCCCGGTGGACGCCGCCAAGTACCGGCTGCGCCTGCTCAACTCCTCCATCCACAAGATCTTCCAGCTCGACCTCGGCGGCGTGGAGATGGTGCAGATCGGCTCCGACGGCGGCCTGCTTCCCGAGCCCGTCCCGTGCACCTCGCTCACCCTCGCCCCCGCCGAACGCATCGAGATCGTCGTCGACTTCGGCAGGCACCCGATCGGCAGCAAGCTCGTCCTCTCCGATGCCAAGGGCCCCGTCATGCGCTTCGACGTCACCCGCCGCGTCCGCGACACCAGCCGGGTACCGTCCACCCTGCGCAGCCTGCCCCCACTGCCCGCCCCGGCGACCACCCGTCGTATGAAGCTCGGCGTGGCGCCCTCCAAGATGGCCTACGCCATCAACGACCTGACCTGGGACGCCGACCGCGTCGACGCCCGGATCACCGAGGGCACCAGCGAGATCTGGGAGATATACAACGCGGACACCGTGGACTCCGAGTTCGGCGGCATCGACCACACCTTCCACGTCCACCTGGTGCAGTTCCGGGTCCTCGACCGCGACGGCAAGCCCCCGCTGCCCGGCGAGACCGGGTTCAAGGACACCGTCCTGGTACGGCCCGGCGAGCGGATGCGCATCCAGGCCACCTTCAACGGCTGGCCGGGCCGGTACGTGTTCCACTGCCACATGCAGGAGCACAACGTCGCCGGCATGATGGCGCAGCTCGAAATCGTCCAGTAG
- a CDS encoding alkylhydroperoxidase, with amino-acid sequence MTTRTLVRAVLRGSLRDIHHVKAVAPGRALGVTAAVYARAEKEFGVIAPPLALHSAAPGPLAAGWLLLRETLLVEGRVGRMAKETVATEVSRANSCAYCVDVHQATVETLPPPPPGAPGADAAAWLRAAPDTRGAAPFTAEEAPEILGVALTFHYLNRMVGVFLDESPVPERAPAALRGPILRTVARTMRPVDGPLAPGAALDLLPEAPLPPDLAWAAPSPVVAQALSRARAAVDRAAHWVPEPVRTLLSGRLDTWDGAPPGISRAWLNGLPDDLPAAHHAAARLTLLTALSPHQVTEADVAAFRDRYPTDRELVELTSWAALTTATTLTARLAAPLHA; translated from the coding sequence ATGACGACCAGGACGCTCGTGCGGGCCGTGCTACGGGGCTCTCTGCGCGACATCCACCACGTGAAGGCGGTCGCCCCAGGGCGCGCCCTGGGCGTGACCGCCGCCGTGTACGCGCGGGCCGAAAAGGAGTTCGGGGTGATCGCGCCGCCGCTGGCGCTGCACTCCGCCGCCCCGGGTCCGCTCGCGGCCGGCTGGCTGCTGCTGCGCGAGACCCTGCTGGTCGAAGGCCGGGTCGGCCGGATGGCCAAGGAGACCGTGGCCACCGAGGTCTCCCGGGCCAACTCCTGCGCGTACTGCGTGGACGTCCACCAGGCCACCGTGGAGACACTGCCGCCACCCCCGCCCGGCGCACCCGGCGCCGACGCCGCCGCCTGGCTCCGGGCCGCCCCGGACACCCGCGGCGCGGCCCCCTTCACCGCCGAGGAGGCCCCGGAGATCCTCGGGGTGGCGCTCACCTTCCACTACCTCAACCGCATGGTCGGCGTCTTCCTCGACGAATCGCCCGTACCCGAACGCGCACCGGCCGCCCTGCGCGGCCCCATCCTGCGCACCGTCGCGCGGACCATGCGCCCGGTCGACGGTCCCCTCGCCCCCGGCGCCGCGCTCGACCTCCTGCCCGAGGCCCCGCTCCCGCCCGACCTGGCCTGGGCCGCGCCCAGCCCTGTCGTGGCGCAGGCACTCAGCCGTGCCCGCGCCGCCGTCGACCGCGCCGCCCACTGGGTCCCCGAACCCGTCCGCACGCTGCTCTCCGGCCGGCTCGACACCTGGGACGGTGCCCCGCCCGGCATCAGCCGTGCCTGGCTGAACGGTCTGCCGGACGACCTGCCCGCGGCCCACCACGCCGCCGCCCGGCTCACCCTGCTGACCGCGCTCTCTCCGCACCAGGTCACCGAAGCCGACGTCGCGGCCTTCCGCGACCGGTACCCCACGGACCGGGAGCTCGTCGAACTCACCTCCTGGGCGGCCCTGACGACCGCGACGACCCTGACGGCCCGCCTCGCGGCACCGCTGCACGCCTGA
- a CDS encoding SAM-dependent methyltransferase: MLDVTSPAEIGKHYDERAPIGDEIRGGQLHMWYWYDRDDDAPLPEAVHRVTRKVTDVLGLRPGEHVLDAGCGSGEAALYVARRHEVRVTGVTVSEYELDRARERAGAAGLTDVADFRYGDYMGLPFEDGSFDAVLALESLQNAPDLGQVLGELFRVLRPGGRIAFSDFSREDAGGEPERVERFMTTLKLPVLPTLPQWLAYLRAAGFEVEEYTQCGPRVFGMKSKYLRAAMDRREEVAGKFAEEDIAEFSRLHRGFFAPRKDQIGYVVVCARKPR, encoded by the coding sequence ATGCTCGACGTGACGAGTCCGGCGGAGATCGGGAAGCACTACGACGAGCGGGCGCCCATCGGCGACGAGATACGCGGTGGTCAGCTGCACATGTGGTACTGGTACGACCGCGACGACGACGCCCCGCTGCCGGAGGCCGTCCACCGCGTCACCCGCAAGGTCACGGACGTCCTGGGCCTGCGCCCGGGTGAGCACGTCCTGGACGCGGGGTGCGGTTCGGGCGAGGCCGCCCTGTACGTGGCCCGCCGACACGAGGTGCGGGTGACCGGTGTGACAGTGAGCGAGTACGAGCTCGACCGGGCCCGCGAGCGGGCCGGGGCCGCGGGGCTCACCGACGTGGCCGACTTCCGGTACGGCGACTACATGGGGCTGCCGTTCGAGGACGGCTCGTTCGACGCCGTCCTCGCCCTGGAGTCGCTGCAGAACGCGCCCGACCTCGGGCAGGTGCTCGGGGAACTGTTCCGGGTGCTGCGTCCGGGCGGCCGGATCGCCTTCTCGGACTTCAGCCGGGAGGACGCGGGCGGTGAACCGGAGCGGGTGGAGCGGTTCATGACGACGTTGAAGCTGCCTGTGCTGCCGACCCTCCCCCAGTGGCTGGCCTACCTGCGCGCCGCCGGATTCGAGGTCGAGGAGTACACCCAGTGCGGCCCGCGGGTGTTCGGGATGAAGAGCAAGTACCTCCGGGCCGCGATGGACCGGCGCGAGGAGGTGGCCGGGAAGTTCGCCGAGGAGGACATCGCGGAGTTCTCCCGGCTGCACCGGGGGTTCTTCGCTCCTCGCAAGGACCAGATCGGTTATGTCGTCGTGTGCGCCCGCAAGCCCCGCTGA